From Amia ocellicauda isolate fAmiCal2 chromosome 12, fAmiCal2.hap1, whole genome shotgun sequence, a single genomic window includes:
- the cadm4 gene encoding cell adhesion molecule 4 isoform X1, giving the protein MRMAIQWRYCVALVGMAVLSLTNSVCGQAVQAENVTVKEGGTAEINCKLHNYDGSIVVIQNPRRQTLFFNGTRALKDERFQMTLFSPRLVRISLNNVSVSDEGGYFCQLYTDDTHHQVATLTVQVPPEVPQVLVQSQAVEGGEVELTCLSPRSKPPASLHWYRDRREIPGVSSQQDSGQTVSVSSTVRFIVSRRDHKAALTCEASHPSLGSQRRVAHYSLDVHFSPTVRIIPPPGVLREGDPLSLTCSVTGNPLPHSVEWSRVNDSLPERAETKGTVLWVPRLSAAHNGSYLCQASNQYGRAADIYTLVVYDFSFLLPGLDQDPGAVVEAHSAVPYAVVGGVLALLVFSVVCVLIVTIWCSVRQKGSYLTHEASGLDEHGEVQEAFLNGGEGREGKKEYLL; this is encoded by the exons TGTGCGGCCAGGCAGTGCAGGCTGAGAATGTGACTGTGAAGGAGGGTGGCACGGCGGAGATCAACTGCAAACTGCACAACTACGATGGATCCATCGTCGTCATCCAGAACCCCCGCAGACAGACATTGTTCTTCAATGGGACCagag CTCTTAAGGATGAGCGCTTCCAGATGACTCTGTTCTCGCCCCGCCTGGTGCGAATCTCTCTGAACAACGTCAGCGTGTCCGACGAGGGTGGCTACTTCTGCCAGCTGTACACCGATGACACACACCACCAGGTCGCCACGCTCACTGTGCAGG ttccCCCAGAGGTGCCCCAGGTGCTGGTGCAGTCGCAGGCAGTGGAGGGGGGGGAGGTGGAGCTCACCTGCCTGTCTCCCCGCAGCAAACCCCCTGCCTCCCTGCACTGGTACAGAGACCGCCGGGAGATCCCAG gagtTTCCAGTCAGCAGGACAGTGGTCAGACGGTCAGTGTATCGTCAACAGTCCGTTTCATTGTGTCCCGACGGGACCACAAGGCAGCCCTGACCTGTGAGGCCTCGCATCCAAGCCTGGGTTCACAACGCAGGGTTGCCCACTACAGTCTGGACGTACACT TCTCACCCACGGTGCGGATCATTCCCCCACCGGGAGTCCTGCGCGAGGGCGACCCCCTCTCCCTGACTTGCTCAGTCACCGGCAACCCCCT gccgcACAGTGTGGAGTGGTCACGGGTGAACGACTCCCTGCCAGAGAGGGCAGAGACCAAGGGGACAGTGCTCTGGGTGCCACGCCTTAGTGCTGCTCACAATGGCTCCTACCTCTGCCAGGCCAGCAACCAGTATGGTCGCGCGGCAGACATATACACACTGGTGGTGTATG ATTTTTCCTTCCTCCTCCCCGGCCTGGACCAAG ACCCGGGGGCGGTGGTGGAGGCCCACAGTGCAGTGCCCTATGCGGTGGTGGGAGGAGTGCTGGCGCTGCTGGTCTTCTCGGTGGTGTGTGTCCTCATCGTCACCATCTGGTGTTCCGTCCGACAgaaag GCTCCTATCTGACTCATGAGGCCAGCGGGCTGGACGAGCACGGAGAGGTGCAGGAGGCCTTTCTGAACGGGGGCGAAGGTCGCGAGGGCAAGAAGGAGTACCTGCTGTAG
- the cadm4 gene encoding cell adhesion molecule 4 isoform X2 codes for MRMAIQWRYCVALVGMAVLSLTNSVCGQAVQAENVTVKEGGTAEINCKLHNYDGSIVVIQNPRRQTLFFNGTRALKDERFQMTLFSPRLVRISLNNVSVSDEGGYFCQLYTDDTHHQVATLTVQVPPEVPQVLVQSQAVEGGEVELTCLSPRSKPPASLHWYRDRREIPGVSSQQDSGQTVSVSSTVRFIVSRRDHKAALTCEASHPSLGSQRRVAHYSLDVHFSPTVRIIPPPGVLREGDPLSLTCSVTGNPLPHSVEWSRVNDSLPERAETKGTVLWVPRLSAAHNGSYLCQASNQYGRAADIYTLVVYDPGAVVEAHSAVPYAVVGGVLALLVFSVVCVLIVTIWCSVRQKGSYLTHEASGLDEHGEVQEAFLNGGEGREGKKEYLL; via the exons TGTGCGGCCAGGCAGTGCAGGCTGAGAATGTGACTGTGAAGGAGGGTGGCACGGCGGAGATCAACTGCAAACTGCACAACTACGATGGATCCATCGTCGTCATCCAGAACCCCCGCAGACAGACATTGTTCTTCAATGGGACCagag CTCTTAAGGATGAGCGCTTCCAGATGACTCTGTTCTCGCCCCGCCTGGTGCGAATCTCTCTGAACAACGTCAGCGTGTCCGACGAGGGTGGCTACTTCTGCCAGCTGTACACCGATGACACACACCACCAGGTCGCCACGCTCACTGTGCAGG ttccCCCAGAGGTGCCCCAGGTGCTGGTGCAGTCGCAGGCAGTGGAGGGGGGGGAGGTGGAGCTCACCTGCCTGTCTCCCCGCAGCAAACCCCCTGCCTCCCTGCACTGGTACAGAGACCGCCGGGAGATCCCAG gagtTTCCAGTCAGCAGGACAGTGGTCAGACGGTCAGTGTATCGTCAACAGTCCGTTTCATTGTGTCCCGACGGGACCACAAGGCAGCCCTGACCTGTGAGGCCTCGCATCCAAGCCTGGGTTCACAACGCAGGGTTGCCCACTACAGTCTGGACGTACACT TCTCACCCACGGTGCGGATCATTCCCCCACCGGGAGTCCTGCGCGAGGGCGACCCCCTCTCCCTGACTTGCTCAGTCACCGGCAACCCCCT gccgcACAGTGTGGAGTGGTCACGGGTGAACGACTCCCTGCCAGAGAGGGCAGAGACCAAGGGGACAGTGCTCTGGGTGCCACGCCTTAGTGCTGCTCACAATGGCTCCTACCTCTGCCAGGCCAGCAACCAGTATGGTCGCGCGGCAGACATATACACACTGGTGGTGTATG ACCCGGGGGCGGTGGTGGAGGCCCACAGTGCAGTGCCCTATGCGGTGGTGGGAGGAGTGCTGGCGCTGCTGGTCTTCTCGGTGGTGTGTGTCCTCATCGTCACCATCTGGTGTTCCGTCCGACAgaaag GCTCCTATCTGACTCATGAGGCCAGCGGGCTGGACGAGCACGGAGAGGTGCAGGAGGCCTTTCTGAACGGGGGCGAAGGTCGCGAGGGCAAGAAGGAGTACCTGCTGTAG
- the LOC136764068 gene encoding uncharacterized protein LOC136764068, translated as METGRGTVSSTLLAHAPVNTWINTSILCGGGLCSWAWGGHRSRWKQRGRECERERAAGGAVPEALWLCLGGAGALVGGVGVPLSLGLGGEQRECLYSCLLELCCVMALMQFHTAMLLLCLLERHLRTTTLCSVLGSRRRALYCVFVCWVFSVLLGFTPLMGRLGKEPGGDGGWSGGLDGLGLGGTGSRPGVGGAVGNWTPSLPPSVLPPAHLPQERTVIGQYLPYGGFLSKIYFQGHRNSSYADLHRGHMGICAAEVVLGHKFLLYGGALVGGGLPLLVMVILYCHTLLYRGRGRGGKAKIGVDDGRGRKGGGGGEGGNVGGGGGPVPLQPQSPESPGLCESQLKALSRSPWEPKPRASPTPRSPWEPQPGSAPGSRALALTLGLFLLLRLPLHLSQALYTLAPSLTQPLWAPLLATFLSHLFVLVPQLLYAPPRPPATPPDLPRGPSRSKRLAVALLSFISACRLCTPQRGKGRVYPQA; from the exons ATGGAGACTGGAAg agGCACTGTTTCCAGCACACTACTTGCCCATGCTCCAGTCAATACCTGGATCAATACCAGCATCT tgtgtgggggggggctgtgCTCTTGGGCCTGGGGGGGGCACAGGAGCAGGTGGAAGCAGAGGGGCAGAGAGTGCGAGAGGGAGCGGGCAGCAGGCGGGGCGGTCCCAGAGGCGCTGTGGCTGTGCctggggggggcaggggcaCTGGTGGGCGGGGTGGGGGTGCCCCTGTCCCTGGGCCTTGGGGGGGAGCAGCGGGAGTGCCTGTACAGCTGCCTGCTCGAGCTGTGCTGCGTCATGGCCCTGATGCAGTTCCACACGGCCATGCTGCTGCTCTGCCTGCTGGAGAGGCACCTGCGCACCACCACACT gtGCTCAGTGCTGGGGTCCCGCAGGCGCGCTCTATATTGTGTGTTCGTGTGCTGGGTTTTCTCAGTGCTGCTGGGGTTCACTCCTCTAATGGGCCGACTGGGAAAGGAGCCAGGTGGTGACGGTGGCTGGTCGGGGGGTCTGGACGGGCTGGGGCTTGGCGGGACCGGCAGTCGTCCCGGGGTTGGGGGTGCGGTGGGCAACTGGACCCCTTCACTCCCGCCCTCTGTCCTTCCTCCTGCTCACCTGCCCCAGGAGAGGACTGTGATTGGCCAGTATCTGCCCTATGGCGGCTTCCTGTCCAAGATATACTTCCAGGGTCACCGGAACTCCAGCTACGCAGACCTGCACAGGGGTCACATGGGCATCTGCGCAGCGGAGGTTGTGCTGGGCCACAAGTTTCTGCTGTATGGGGGAGCGCTGGTTGGTGGAGGGCTCCCCCTGCTGGTCATGGTGATACTCTACtgccacacactgctctacaggggtagaggaagaggagggaagGCAAAGATAGGGGTAGATGacgggagagggagaaagggaggaggaggaggagagggagggaatgtaggaggaggaggaggtccAGTCCCACTCCAGCCCCAGTCCCCAGAGTCGCCAGGCCTGTGCGAATCCCAACTGAAAGCACTTTCCCGGTCGCCATGGGAACCCAAACCCAGAGCCTCTCCCACTCCCCGGTCACCGTGGGAACCCCAGCCCGGCTCCGCCCCCGGCTCCCGCGCCCTGGCCCTGACCCTcggcctcttcctcctcctgcgCCTGCCACTCCACCTCTCCCAGGCCCTGTACACGCTCGCCCCCTCCCTCACCCAGCCCCTCTGGGCCCCCCTGCTCGCCACCTTCCTCTCCCACCTGTTCGTTCTGGTCCCCCAGCTCCTGTACGcacccccccggccccccgccACGCCCCCGGACCTGCCCCGCGGCCCCTCCAGGAGTAAGAGACTGGCGGTGGCTCTCCTCTCCTTTATCTCTGCCTGCCGTCTCTGCACCCCACAACGTGGGAAGGGAAGAGTATACCCCCAAGCCTGA
- the rps19 gene encoding small ribosomal subunit protein eS19, producing the protein MPGVTVKDVNQQEFVRALSAFLKKSGKLKVPDWVDTVKLAKHKELAPCDENWFYTRAASTARHLYLRGGAGVGSMTKIYGGRQRNGVCPSHFSKGSKNVARRVLQGLEGLKMVEKDPNGGRRLTPQGQRDLDRIAGQVAAASKKH; encoded by the exons ATGCCTGGTGTCACAGTAAAAGACGTGAATCAGCAGGAATTTGTCCGGGCACTGTCTGCCTTCCTCAAGAA GTCGGGCAAGCTGAAGGTGCCTGATTGGGTGGACACAGTCAAGCTGGCCAAGCACAAGGAGCTGGCACCCTGTGATGAGAACTGGTTCTACACCAGAGCCG ccTCAACGGCGCGTCACCTGTACCTCCGGGGCGGTGCAGGCGTGGGCTCCATGACCAAGATCTACGGGGGGCGTCAGCGCAATGGCGTGTGTCCTTCTCACTTCAGCAAGGGCTCCAAGAACGTGGCGCGCAGGGTGCTGCAGGGGCTGGAGGGGCTCAAGATGGTGGAGAAAGACCCCAATGG gggccGCAGACTGACTCCTCAGGGCCAGAGGGACTTGGACAGAATTGCTGGCCAG GTGGCAGCTGCAAGCAAGAAACATTAA